The Candidatus Methylacidiphilales bacterium DNA window CTTAGCGGATGAAGCTGCTAACTTGCGGCCTTCATGAGCGATGTCGTTATCTCAACCTTTTACATATTTCTAGGGCTCTTTTTTCTTTATCTTGGTGGGGAAGGATTGATACGCGGAAGTAGTGCTTTGGCATTCCGCCTTGGTCTCTCGTCTCTGGTGATTGGATTAACAGTAGTAGCCTTTGGCACAAGTGCTCCGGAGCTCTTTGTCAGCGTGCAAGCAGCCTTAGAGGGGAATGAAAACATCGCAGCGGGTAACGTCGTAGGGTCGAATATTTTTAACATCGCTTTTATTTTGAGTATCACTGCTTTGATCCATCCGCTGCGGATACAGTTGCAACTTCTACGTTTCGATGTGCCGATCCTTGTTGGAGTCACTATACTCTTTCTGGGTCTTTTTGGAGATCGAGGCATTTCACGATGGGAAGCTATGATTTTGTTTTTAGGGATCGTTATTTACACGGTGGTTGTTATTCGAATGGCAAAACGCGAAGAAGACAAAAAAGAGATTGTTAAAGAATTTGAAGAAGGCCTTGAAAAACCAGTAGGCACCATATGGCTAGACATCGGCTACGTCATAGGAGGATTGGCGCTTTTGGTGGGGGGATCGCATTTTTTAATTAATGGAGCGTCCTCTGTTGCTCGTTATTTTGGTGTATCAGAAGCAGTGATTGGTTTAACAATCGTGGCTGCCGGAACGAGTCTTCCTGAGATGGCAACTAATGTGGTGGCTGCATTAAAAAAGGAGCCAGACATTGCGCTTGGGAACATTGTGGGTTCCAACATCTTCAACATCCTCGCAATCATGGGAATTGCCGGCTTGGTAGTCCCGTTTCGTGCATCGGAAATTACAATTTTCGATCTCACGACTATGCTCGTTTTTGCAATAGCGCTTTTAGCAATTGTGCTTTCTGGCAAGGAAATCAACCGCTGGAAAGGTAGCCTTTTGCTCTGCGGATACGCTGTCTACCTCTACTATATATGGCCGAAGTAAGATCATCATGCTGATTTTCATAGCGCTCATTTTCTGTGGTGCTTTTGTGTCTCCATGGGTCTACAGAGTTTGTAGAAAGTGCACAGGGCATCTTCTGGCTCTGATTCCCGCTACACTGTTTTTTTATCTTCTCAGTCTACTTCCCCAAATTAGCGCGAGGCAGGTCCTTATTGAAAGTTACCCATGGGCACCAACCTTGGGTCTTAACCTATGTTTCCGCGTGGATGGATTGAGCTATCTTCTGCTTCTTATCGTCAGTGGAATCGGCATGCTTATCGTTTTATACGGTGGAGGCTACCTCAAAAATCATCATCATGAAGATCGCTTCTACGCCTTCATTCTTCTCTTCATGGGATCAATGCTTGGAGTAGTCTGCGCCGATAATCTCTATCTCTTATTCATTTTCTGGGAGATGACGAGTCTAAGCTCCTATCTCCTTATCGGATTTAATCATGAGAGAAAAGAAGCCCGGCAAGCTGCATTACAAGCTCTTCTGATTACGGGTCTAGGCGGTCTAGCTTTATTGGCGGCTATCATCATCATTGAGGTGCGGACGGGCGTTGTCACAATCACGGATCTTTTGAATTATCCCTCATCTCTTACCCAAGATTCATACTACCCATACCTATTAGCCTTAGTTCTAGTCGCTGCTTTTACAAAATCAGCTCAGTTTCCTTTTCATTTCTGGCTTCCATCAGCGATGGCTGCACCGACTCCCGTCAGCGCCTACCTTCATTCTGCTACAATGGTTAAAGCGGGAGTATTTCTTCTAGCACGGCTTTATCCTGTCCTCTCAGGCTCTCTCGCATGGAAGTATAGTCTCACGATATTTGGTGGTTTCACAATGCTGCTTGGTGCTTTCTCGGCCTTGAAGCAGACCGATCTCAAAAAACTGCTCGCCTATTCCACGGTTAGCACACTCGGGACTCTAATTCTTCTTTTAGGGGTGGGCAACACACTTGCATTAAAAGCTGCCGTGCTCTTTCTTCTTGTTCATGCCTTGTATAAAGGGGCTCTGTTTATGGTCGCCGGCACAATCGACCATGAGACAGGCACCCGTAATGTCCACTACCTCGGTGGATTGGGGAGAAAAATGCCGATTACAGCAACAGCGAGTTTTCTAGCAGCTTTTTCTATGGCTGGCATACCTCCTTTTCAAGGGTTCATCAGCAAGGAGATCATCTATGAAGCTAATCTTCAAAGTGGCGCCTATGCTCTTTGGTTAGTGATTGCAGGTGTGTTGACATTTAGTTGTATGATTGCAGTAGCCTTTATTTGCGGATTGCGTCCTTTCATCAGTCGGCACCTCATCACGCCTAAAATTCCCCATGAGGCGCCTTATTCATTATGGCTTGGGCCATTGATTCTTTCTGTTTTAGGTTTGATATTTGGGCTATGGCCACAGTGGATAGACGATTCCCTCTCTTCAGCCGTCACGCATCTTTCAGGCATTCCACACACAGTAAAGCTTTCCCTTTGGCATGGCCTCAATCTTTCCCTTGGGCTTAGCCTGCTCACCCTTCTCATCGGATTTACAATTTACAAAATGCGCCACCGCCTTCGTTCTTGGCATCTTCCTCGCTCGCTATTTCACTACATTACTCCAGCCCATCTCTATGAAGTGATTTTGCACTACATGCTTAGAGTAGCAGAAAGCCTGACCGCCATTATCCAACACGGCTTACTTCGGCGTTATTTGATGGTGTTCGTCTCCATCTTACTTGCGGGGCAATTATGGGCAAATTTCACAGCACAGACCTTCACCTTACCATGGACTGGGACACATTCGATAGCATGGGGCGAATTCATTCTTATCGCCCTCATGCTGCAGGCCGCTCTTGCAGCTTGTGTTCTGCAATCCCGACTGATGGTTGTAATTGCCCTAGGATTTATCGGTTACGGCGTAGCTTTGATATATGCCTTTTACGGGGCTCCAGATCTGGCCATTACGCAAGTTTTAGTTGAAACATTGACCCTCGTTTTGCTTCTGATTTTGCTCTCCAAAGTC harbors:
- a CDS encoding calcium/sodium antiporter; its protein translation is MSDVVISTFYIFLGLFFLYLGGEGLIRGSSALAFRLGLSSLVIGLTVVAFGTSAPELFVSVQAALEGNENIAAGNVVGSNIFNIAFILSITALIHPLRIQLQLLRFDVPILVGVTILFLGLFGDRGISRWEAMILFLGIVIYTVVVIRMAKREEDKKEIVKEFEEGLEKPVGTIWLDIGYVIGGLALLVGGSHFLINGASSVARYFGVSEAVIGLTIVAAGTSLPEMATNVVAALKKEPDIALGNIVGSNIFNILAIMGIAGLVVPFRASEITIFDLTTMLVFAIALLAIVLSGKEINRWKGSLLLCGYAVYLYYIWPK
- a CDS encoding DUF4040 domain-containing protein, whose protein sequence is MGLNLCFRVDGLSYLLLLIVSGIGMLIVLYGGGYLKNHHHEDRFYAFILLFMGSMLGVVCADNLYLLFIFWEMTSLSSYLLIGFNHERKEARQAALQALLITGLGGLALLAAIIIIEVRTGVVTITDLLNYPSSLTQDSYYPYLLALVLVAAFTKSAQFPFHFWLPSAMAAPTPVSAYLHSATMVKAGVFLLARLYPVLSGSLAWKYSLTIFGGFTMLLGAFSALKQTDLKKLLAYSTVSTLGTLILLLGVGNTLALKAAVLFLLVHALYKGALFMVAGTIDHETGTRNVHYLGGLGRKMPITATASFLAAFSMAGIPPFQGFISKEIIYEANLQSGAYALWLVIAGVLTFSCMIAVAFICGLRPFISRHLITPKIPHEAPYSLWLGPLILSVLGLIFGLWPQWIDDSLSSAVTHLSGIPHTVKLSLWHGLNLSLGLSLLTLLIGFTIYKMRHRLRSWHLPRSLFHYITPAHLYEVILHYMLRVAESLTAIIQHGLLRRYLMVFVSILLAGQLWANFTAQTFTLPWTGTHSIAWGEFILIALMLQAALAACVLQSRLMVVIALGFIGYGVALIYAFYGAPDLAITQVLVETLTLVLLLILLSKVSPFTQKSSTYQKMRDAITALTVGIIVAFTVNQALQLQTYPSISKWFSENSLLAKGHNVVNVIIVDFRALDTLGEITVLVLAAIGVVALLKKTTSTTS